In Maridesulfovibrio ferrireducens, the sequence AATAAGAAATATAAAGAAACCGAGCGAATCACCTTTCGTCTTTCTGAATCCATCCGGACACCGAATGGACCAAGGCAGAGAACTATCCTCAATTTGAAGGGTTTTTCTCTTCCTATCGAGAAATGGAAAATTTTAGCAGACACTATTGAAGCATTTTTGAAAGATCAACCTGTTTTATATCTTGATCCGGAAATAGAACAGCTGGCTTTACACTATTCAACCTTAATCAGAGAAAAGAGGCTTCGCGAGAAGGCAAGTATTGCCGTAGTTGTTGATGAGAAAGATTGCGATTTCCATGAAGTAGATGTAAAATCACTTAAAAATCAAGTTGCCAGAACAGTTGGAGCTGAACATGTCGGACTATCTGTTTATAAGGAGTTAGAGCTTGATAAATTCTTTCAAAATATGGGATTTAGCAAGCATCAAGAAAATGTTGCAGCCCTTTCAATTATTGGGCGATTAGTTAATCCTGCGAGCGAGAATTCAACAAGAACATGGGCTCAGAAAATATCCGGATTAGATTCCCTTTTAGGGTGTAATTTCGCAGACTTATCAAATAACAGCTTATACCGCATAGCAGATAAAATCTATGAACACAAAGATGCATTAGAGAAGCATCTTAGTGATAAAGAAAAAGATTTATTCAATCTTCAAGAGAAGATGGTATTTTATGATTTAACAAATACTTATCTTGAGGGTAATGGGATAGAAAATGCTAAAGCGATGTTTGGACGTTCGAAAGAGAAAAGAAGTGATTGTCGATTATTAACACTTGGATTAATTATCGATGAACATGGTTTTCCTAAAGCCAGCAGATTAATGCCGGGCAATCAATATGAGCCGGACAGTTTGATTAATATGATTGCACAATTGGAAGGTATTGATGTCTCTGAACTGGAGAAAACAAAAGGCAGTAAAAAGAATCAGACTGTAATAATGGATGCAGGTATTTCAATAGAAAGAAATTTAAAAATGTTAGAAGAATATGGATATGACTATATCTGCGTAGCCCGAACTAAACCTATTCCTCAAAGTGAAATAGAGAAAGCAGAGCTTAAAGAGATCCATACGACTAAGAATAACAGCATAGA encodes:
- a CDS encoding IS1634 family transposase, which gives rise to NKKYKETERITFRLSESIRTPNGPRQRTILNLKGFSLPIEKWKILADTIEAFLKDQPVLYLDPEIEQLALHYSTLIREKRLREKASIAVVVDEKDCDFHEVDVKSLKNQVARTVGAEHVGLSVYKELELDKFFQNMGFSKHQENVAALSIIGRLVNPASENSTRTWAQKISGLDSLLGCNFADLSNNSLYRIADKIYEHKDALEKHLSDKEKDLFNLQEKMVFYDLTNTYLEGNGIENAKAMFGRSKEKRSDCRLLTLGLIIDEHGFPKASRLMPGNQYEPDSLINMIAQLEGIDVSELEKTKGSKKNQTVIMDAGISIERNLKMLEEYGYDYICVARTKPIPQSEIEKAELKEIHTTKNNSIEVKLFESEKENILYCHSLLKSKKEQAMLDKFKKKFEEELEATRLSLAKPHGTKKYEKVIEKIGRIRERNSAISRYYEIKLTRDPKSNKVADITWNAVELEKQNFRFSGSYFLKTSRRDLDEESLWNIYSTLTMVEAAFRSLKSELAFRPVYHRKENRADSHLFIAVIAYHLLNTIRTKLKQQDLHISWEKIREIMNTQVAVTSEFRTRSGNMILIRQSTEPEIFHSEIYKALNIDPRPFKQRIAK